The Geobacillus stearothermophilus ATCC 12980 genome contains a region encoding:
- a CDS encoding transposase yields the protein MYRTVKIPFQTSKKDIDRLFECNRISAQIWNDCLVIAKNYALKNNGKWINQTELQKQTKGKYPIHSQSIQAVCHKYLNARDSAKKAKQKGLDNKYPYKQKEYRRVSAWIKGVHHDGRETDLLRWKRPSAW from the coding sequence ATGTATCGAACGGTCAAAATACCTTTTCAAACATCAAAAAAAGATATCGATCGATTATTCGAATGCAACCGAATATCGGCTCAAATTTGGAATGACTGTTTAGTCATTGCCAAAAACTATGCATTAAAGAATAATGGAAAATGGATCAACCAAACCGAACTTCAAAAACAAACGAAGGGCAAATACCCGATCCATAGCCAAAGCATTCAAGCCGTATGCCATAAATATTTGAACGCCAGAGACAGCGCCAAAAAAGCCAAACAAAAAGGGCTAGATAACAAATATCCGTACAAACAGAAAGAGTATAGACGAGTTTCTGCATGGATCAAGGGGGTTCACCATGATGGAAGGGAAACCGATTTACTACGATGGAAGCGGCCATCCGCCTGGTGA